One genomic region from Sphingobacterium multivorum encodes:
- a CDS encoding VanZ family protein, which produces MIKILLDYKWCFIWAIIVIILCTLPGNNFDAVPAYPGMDKLVHCGMFFVFCTLLYNGVIQQFHGKPTRWIPIFVVSILGFLFAGLTELLQLYIFTYRSGDWWDLFADSIGIGMAGFAYLLNYVNRRRK; this is translated from the coding sequence ATGATTAAAATCTTATTAGACTATAAGTGGTGTTTTATTTGGGCCATAATAGTTATTATTTTATGCACCCTCCCGGGCAATAATTTTGATGCAGTTCCCGCCTATCCAGGTATGGATAAATTAGTCCATTGTGGGATGTTCTTTGTTTTCTGTACGCTGCTATACAATGGTGTAATCCAGCAATTCCATGGTAAACCGACCCGTTGGATTCCAATCTTTGTCGTTTCTATCCTTGGTTTTTTATTTGCAGGACTGACAGAATTACTCCAACTCTATATTTTTACGTATCGCAGTGGTGATTGGTGGGATTTATTTGCAGACAGCATCGGAATAGGCATGGCAGGATTTGCCTATCTCCTAAACTATGTCAACCGACGTCGCAAATAA